A stretch of the Notamacropus eugenii isolate mMacEug1 chromosome 2, mMacEug1.pri_v2, whole genome shotgun sequence genome encodes the following:
- the LOC140522984 gene encoding uncharacterized protein, with product MRGGACKKYVMGRMKVSKRASGHSIPEPRERRAAVLSGAPVMPPQEADSTGSPFPFTATTSCGQRPEARAATSFRSPPDPAADGRRRLSPGPQDPPALSLGAMLRWVRGFVLPTSINKEDREANRRFGNVFSPLDCYETETEKVDITQLQECLLSTVPSSVVEVGGSGGGREGRRWGQQRRWAQPKKLPWNSSPHTAYSLLQDASLQGCNRDERGELLTGCPGIFLMDL from the coding sequence ATGAGAGGAGGGGCGTGTAAAAAGTACGTTATGGGCCGAATGAAGGTCAGTAAAAGAGCCTCAGGTCATAGCATCCCCGAACCGAGGGAGCGCAGAGCGGCTGTCCTTTCCGGAGCTCCAGTAATGCCTCCCCAGGAGGCTGATTCCACCGGGAGCCCTTTCCCCTTCACTGCCACCACCTCGTGTGGACAGCGACCAGAGGCCCGGGCCGCTACCTCCTTCCGTTCTCCGCCAGATCCGGCGGCTGATGGCAGGAGAAGGCTTTCCCCTGGTCCTCAGGACCCCCCAGCTCTGTCTCTGGGCGCGATGCTCCGCTGGGTGCGTGGCTTCGTGCTACCCACCAGCATcaacaaagaagacagagaagccAACCGCAGGTTTGGAAACGTCTTCAGTCCGCTGGACTGCTACGAGACCGAGACCGAGAAGGTGGACATTACCCAGCTGCAGGAGTGCCTCCTGAGCACGGTGCCCAGCTCGGTAGTAGAGGTGGGGGgttcgggtgggggcagggaaggaaggaggtgggGCCAGCAGAGACGTTGGGCTCAGCCAAAGAAACTTCCCTGGAATTCTAGCCCCCACACAGCCTACTCACTCCTACAGGATGCGTCTTTACAGGGATGTAACAGAGATGAGAGAGGGGAGCTCCTCACTGGCTGTCCAGGCATATTTCTCATGGACCTCTGA